A single region of the Salarchaeum japonicum genome encodes:
- a CDS encoding SUI1 family translation initiation factor — MSEDDIFENVPGIEEDLARAEQRLSVRVERRTYDKPVTIVEGFEDESVNLSDLASELKSSLGAGGTVDDGAIEVQGDHAERVRALLEDRGFAVED; from the coding sequence GTGAGTGAGGACGACATCTTCGAGAACGTTCCCGGTATCGAGGAGGATTTGGCGCGCGCCGAACAGCGGTTGTCGGTGCGCGTGGAGCGCCGGACGTACGACAAGCCGGTGACGATAGTGGAGGGGTTCGAGGACGAGTCCGTGAACCTCTCCGACCTCGCCTCCGAGTTGAAGTCGAGTCTGGGCGCTGGCGGGACGGTGGACGACGGCGCTATCGAGGTACAGGGCGACCACGCGGAGCGGGTGCGGGCGTTGCTGGAAGACCGCGGGTTCGCCGTCGAGGACTAG
- a CDS encoding PAS domain-containing sensor histidine kinase: MIRIQPLIDDDGNRNALASLLSQRYTVVGGDDPDGVVEDADAVIVDDRSLPAHREDIVAYKDAADPAFVPVVLLQREDTHITIELPDPQSSGDTTVVDDIVSAPVDSAVLFQRLSNLLVRREQSLSLAQRYRQTEAEFRGLFQAIPDPAFVVDDDGVIAEANEEFCGLTPEDRADVVGTNPLDLAVFAATDTDALAAAIEGREDAETRFAFEDAGGSERYAELRRREQSVDDATRTIVVMQDVTDLAKKNQQLEDFASIVTHDLRNPLSVASARLPIVKDRLPEGADVDEHLDVIDQSLDRMNDLIEGVRTLVRETGVDDTTPVSLAGVARDAWESVETADATLSVGTDGDVEILADRQRVLQLFENLFRNAREHAGDDAHIEVGVFSDNAFYVADDGPGIPESERSRVFDSGYTTSSEGTGLGLKIVREIATAHDWGITVSESDTGGARFEITGVQLV; this comes from the coding sequence ATGATACGAATCCAACCGCTCATCGACGACGACGGGAATCGGAACGCGCTGGCGTCACTGCTCAGCCAACGCTACACCGTCGTCGGCGGGGACGACCCCGACGGCGTCGTCGAGGACGCGGACGCCGTCATCGTGGACGACCGCTCGCTCCCCGCTCACCGCGAGGACATCGTCGCGTACAAGGACGCGGCCGACCCTGCGTTCGTCCCCGTCGTCCTCCTGCAACGCGAGGACACCCACATCACCATCGAACTCCCCGACCCGCAGTCGAGCGGCGACACCACCGTCGTGGACGACATCGTCTCCGCGCCCGTGGACTCCGCCGTGCTGTTCCAGCGCCTGTCGAACCTGCTCGTGCGCCGCGAGCAGTCGCTCTCGCTCGCGCAACGCTACCGGCAGACCGAAGCGGAGTTCCGCGGCCTGTTCCAGGCGATTCCCGACCCCGCGTTCGTCGTGGACGACGACGGCGTCATCGCGGAGGCGAACGAGGAGTTCTGCGGACTCACCCCGGAAGACCGGGCGGACGTCGTGGGGACGAACCCGCTCGACCTCGCCGTGTTCGCCGCGACGGACACGGACGCGCTCGCCGCCGCCATCGAGGGGCGGGAGGACGCGGAGACGCGGTTCGCGTTCGAGGACGCGGGCGGGAGCGAGCGGTACGCGGAACTCCGGCGGCGCGAGCAGAGCGTGGACGACGCGACGCGCACCATCGTCGTGATGCAGGACGTCACCGACCTCGCGAAGAAGAACCAGCAACTGGAGGACTTCGCGAGCATCGTCACGCACGACCTCCGCAACCCATTGAGCGTCGCGTCAGCCCGCCTCCCAATCGTGAAAGACCGCCTCCCCGAGGGCGCGGACGTGGACGAACACCTCGACGTCATCGACCAGTCCCTCGACCGCATGAACGACCTCATCGAGGGCGTGCGAACGCTCGTCCGGGAGACCGGCGTGGACGACACGACGCCGGTGAGCCTCGCCGGCGTCGCGCGGGACGCCTGGGAGAGCGTCGAAACCGCGGACGCCACCCTCAGCGTCGGAACCGACGGGGACGTGGAGATACTCGCCGACCGCCAGCGCGTCCTCCAGCTGTTCGAGAACCTCTTCCGGAACGCCCGCGAGCACGCCGGCGACGACGCCCACATCGAAGTCGGCGTGTTCTCCGACAACGCGTTCTACGTCGCCGACGACGGCCCCGGCATCCCCGAATCCGAACGCAGCCGCGTCTTCGACTCCGGCTACACCACGTCCTCCGAGGGCACCGGTCTCGGCCTGAAAATCGTCCGCGAAATCGCCACCGCCCACGACTGGGGTATCACCGTCAGCGAGAGCGACACCGGCGGCGCGCGCTTCGAAATCACCGGCGTCCAGCTCGTCTAG
- a CDS encoding ATPase domain-containing protein, producing MSDLQLVPSGVPGLDELLDGGLVPGRLYLVRGSPGTGKTLLGMEFLSAGLNDGETVLFIHGEESQADITANAAELGIDLSDAAFLDLGPESDFFTGDQSYDLVNPQDVEATQFIDDIRDAIEDLDPDRVCIDPITQLRYVESSDYQFRKRIIALARFLKDRGSTVIATRTEYENNATDDDIASLSDGIIELQRGDAGRRIRVPKHRGIGQKDGTHGLEIRDDGIEVYPSIIPENHQREFEVELVSSGVDELDALLGGGIERGTSTFVSGPTGVGKTTTCTQFLREAAENGDNPIAYLFEESPETFTYRSEAFDIPVSDLRESGDLYLEPIEPLDLSPEEFARDVQRHVEERDSNVVLIDGVEGYKMSLQGNEGALGAKLHALVRYLTNLGVTVLLVDEIKEVTGVPRPTSANVSYVADNIMFLSYVEMGGELRRVMGVLKKRVGDFEHTLREFSISERGIELGEPLHGLQGVLNGSPTWVDRDEYASSR from the coding sequence ATGTCGGACCTGCAGCTCGTCCCGTCCGGCGTCCCCGGATTGGACGAGCTTCTCGACGGCGGTCTCGTCCCTGGCCGACTCTACCTCGTTCGCGGGTCTCCCGGCACCGGGAAGACCCTCCTCGGGATGGAGTTTCTGAGCGCCGGCCTGAACGACGGCGAAACGGTGCTGTTCATCCACGGCGAGGAGTCACAGGCGGACATCACCGCGAACGCCGCCGAGCTCGGCATCGACCTCTCGGACGCCGCGTTCCTCGACCTCGGCCCCGAGTCGGACTTCTTCACGGGCGACCAGTCCTACGACCTCGTGAACCCCCAGGACGTGGAGGCGACCCAGTTCATCGACGACATCCGGGACGCCATCGAGGATCTCGACCCCGACCGGGTCTGCATCGACCCCATCACCCAGTTGCGGTACGTCGAGTCCTCGGACTATCAGTTCCGCAAGCGCATCATCGCGCTCGCCCGCTTCCTGAAAGACCGCGGGAGCACGGTCATCGCGACCCGAACCGAGTACGAGAACAACGCGACCGACGACGACATCGCGTCGCTGAGCGACGGCATCATCGAACTCCAGCGCGGGGACGCGGGCCGCCGCATCCGCGTACCGAAACACCGCGGTATCGGCCAGAAGGACGGCACGCACGGCCTCGAAATCCGCGACGACGGCATCGAGGTCTACCCGAGCATCATTCCGGAGAACCACCAGCGCGAGTTCGAGGTGGAGCTCGTCTCCTCGGGCGTGGACGAACTCGACGCCCTGCTCGGCGGCGGTATCGAGCGCGGCACCTCGACGTTCGTCAGCGGCCCGACCGGCGTCGGGAAGACGACGACGTGCACGCAGTTCCTCCGGGAGGCCGCGGAGAACGGCGACAACCCCATCGCGTACCTCTTCGAGGAGTCCCCGGAGACGTTCACGTACCGCTCGGAGGCGTTCGACATCCCGGTGAGCGACCTCCGGGAGTCCGGCGACCTCTACCTCGAACCCATCGAACCGCTCGACCTCTCGCCCGAGGAGTTCGCGCGGGACGTACAGCGCCACGTCGAGGAGCGCGACTCGAACGTCGTCCTCATCGACGGCGTCGAGGGCTACAAGATGTCGCTCCAGGGGAACGAGGGCGCGCTCGGCGCGAAACTCCACGCGCTCGTGCGCTACCTCACGAACCTGGGCGTCACCGTCCTGCTCGTGGACGAAATCAAGGAAGTGACCGGCGTTCCGCGGCCGACGAGCGCGAACGTGAGTTACGTCGCGGACAACATCATGTTCCTGAGTTACGTCGAGATGGGCGGCGAACTCAGGCGCGTGATGGGCGTGCTGAAGAAGCGCGTCGGCGACTTCGAGCACACGCTCCGCGAGTTCAGCATCTCCGAGCGCGGCATCGAACTCGGAGAACCGCTCCACGGCCTGCAGGGCGTCCTGAACGGGTCGCCGACGTGGGTCGACCGCGACGAGTACGCGTCGAGCAGGTAG
- a CDS encoding cupin domain-containing protein, translating into METHDLSAERIVEAVDGVYLAELSAGENMSVQHFHIQPGASVPEHSHPHEQVGFVYDGALAFEVGGEEHVVTTGESYVIPADEPHAARAVGDTPVDGIDVFSPPRENPDWRE; encoded by the coding sequence ATGGAGACGCACGACCTGTCCGCGGAACGCATCGTCGAAGCCGTCGATGGCGTCTACCTCGCGGAGCTCTCCGCGGGCGAGAACATGAGCGTCCAGCACTTCCACATCCAGCCGGGCGCGAGCGTCCCCGAACACAGCCACCCCCACGAGCAGGTGGGGTTCGTGTACGACGGCGCGCTCGCGTTCGAGGTCGGGGGCGAGGAGCACGTGGTGACGACCGGCGAGTCCTACGTGATTCCGGCCGACGAACCGCACGCCGCGCGGGCCGTCGGAGACACGCCCGTGGACGGAATCGACGTGTTCAGTCCGCCCCGGGAGAACCCGGACTGGCGAGAGTAG
- a CDS encoding NUDIX domain-containing protein, which translates to MDAVHYVVNAEAAVHRDGEYLLVERAADEEHAAGALALVGGKVEVTEGREVLEATVRREVKEEVGVTVADVAYVTSSAFETPDDRVVNTVFLAEYDAGTARVRDPDEVAAVHWLTPEDVRDHPDAPQFTADYVEAVDAHRVERQS; encoded by the coding sequence ATGGACGCAGTCCACTACGTCGTGAACGCCGAAGCGGCCGTTCACCGCGACGGCGAGTACCTGCTCGTCGAGCGCGCGGCCGACGAGGAGCACGCGGCGGGCGCGCTCGCGCTCGTCGGCGGGAAAGTCGAGGTCACCGAGGGCCGCGAGGTGCTCGAAGCCACGGTTCGCCGCGAAGTCAAGGAGGAGGTCGGCGTCACCGTCGCCGACGTGGCGTACGTGACGAGCAGCGCGTTCGAGACGCCGGATGACCGCGTCGTCAACACCGTGTTCCTCGCGGAGTACGACGCCGGAACGGCGCGCGTCCGCGACCCCGACGAGGTCGCGGCGGTGCACTGGCTCACGCCCGAAGACGTCCGCGACCACCCCGACGCACCCCAGTTCACCGCCGACTACGTGGAGGCCGTGGACGCGCACCGCGTCGAGCGACAGTCCTAA
- a CDS encoding DUF5817 domain-containing protein, translating into MYAVVGCSECSALWIVEGRPETTECPRCGSTRQFSKRRKFVTTEDEDHAREVRSSMLANRSGYGDAFADLDSFSEMDAATDEAVVSDDEYLEAAGIDPDEVAAAGERADAAGGGSVSKKERVREAVRELDRPTEDDIVAYCAEHGVSDEYARRTLEKLARSGEVSESRGVYRLL; encoded by the coding sequence GTGTACGCCGTCGTCGGCTGCAGCGAGTGCAGCGCGCTCTGGATAGTCGAGGGTCGCCCCGAGACCACGGAGTGCCCGCGCTGTGGCTCCACGCGCCAGTTCTCGAAGCGCCGGAAGTTCGTCACGACGGAGGACGAAGACCACGCCCGCGAGGTGCGGTCGTCGATGCTCGCGAACCGCTCCGGGTACGGCGACGCGTTCGCGGACCTCGACTCGTTCAGCGAGATGGACGCCGCGACGGACGAGGCCGTGGTGTCCGACGACGAGTACCTCGAAGCCGCCGGCATCGACCCCGACGAGGTCGCGGCGGCCGGCGAGCGCGCCGACGCCGCCGGGGGCGGGTCGGTGAGCAAGAAAGAGCGCGTCCGCGAGGCCGTCCGCGAACTCGACCGGCCGACAGAGGACGACATCGTCGCGTATTGCGCCGAGCACGGCGTGAGCGACGAGTACGCGCGTCGGACGCTCGAAAAGCTCGCGCGCTCGGGCGAGGTCTCCGAGTCGCGGGGCGTCTATCGACTGCTCTGA